The sequence GCGAAATACTGCTGATGAGCGTCGCACTTGGTATTACTACTGGCTGCTGACCGAAATGCAGTATGCTGCTGAATTACGGCTGTTTGGATTAGGAGAACATTTCAAATTTGCTTATCAGAGATTGCGGCGAAAGTTACGATCGGAACGGGTAAAGTTGGCTAAGGATGAGAGTTTTGCGAATCTGGGTGCTAGTGCGATCGCGCTTTTAATCACCGCAGTTGCCCTAACTTGGATGGTGTGGAAAGTTTTTCAGGGGCGAGTGAGTTTGGGAAACTTAGCTTTATTTTACCAGGCTTTCAATCAAGGTCAAGGTGTGATGCGAAATCTCCTGGGAAACCTCGGTCAAGTTTACAGCAATATGTTATTTTTGGGCAACCTATTCGAGTTTCTCGAACTGCAACCCCAAGTAGTAGACTCCCCCTCACCGAGATTGACACCAATAACTTTAAAACAGGAAATCCACTTTCATCAAGTTACCTTCCGATATCCAGGTAGCCACAAGGATGCTTTAGAAAACTTCAATCTTACTATTCCTGCTGGTAAGATTGTAGCGATCGTTGGTAGCAACGGTGCTGGTAAAACTACCCTGCTCAAATTGCTTTGCCGCTTGTACGATCCGCAGCATGGTAGTATCAAGTTGGATGGCATAGATTTGCGAGACTTACCAATCCAAAACTTGCGGCGATTCATCACTATTCTGTTTCAGCAACCAGTTGATTATAATACCACCGTCGCCGAAAACATTGCAATGGGGGATTTAATATCATCTCCCAGTTTATCTGAAATTACTGCTGCTGCTGAAGCTGCGGGTGCTGACGAGATTATCGATCGCTTGCCAAAAGGTTACCATACTTTATTGGGGAAGTTGTTTGAAGGTGGAACAGAACTCAGCGGCGGCGAATGGCAGCGGATTGCCCTAGCGAGAGCTTTTCTCCGTCAGGCTCCTCTGATTATACTAGATGAACCTACCAGCGCGATGGATTCTTGGGCGGAAGCTGACTGGTTAGAGAGGTTTCGGCAATTGGTAGGTTCTAGCACTGCTATTATTATCACCCATCGCTTCACGATCGCCAAACGTGCCGATATTATTCACGTAATGGCTGATGGTGAAATTGTAGAATCAGGTAGTCATGATGAGTTATTATCTCGCGGTGGCGCTTATGCTAAGTCTTGGAAAAGGCAAATACAGGAATCAGAATAGAATGTTGGCAAAATCGATATTTTTTATATGAACCCAGAATGCAGCAAACCAGTTAGCAATTTAGCCCCTGACTTCCTCACTTTTCTGCGGTTGTGTCTTCGCGGACGCTGGGATTCAAAAGCCTTGGATGCGGCGCGAGAAATAGCGGCTACTGATAATTTTAATTGGGATGCTTTGCGCCAGATTGTACATACAGAAGCTTTGGCTCCTCTGTTATACCATATTGTGCGCGGTAAAAACTTAGTTTCCCCATTGATTGAGGAGGAATGGCGCAAAGCTTATTATCACAATGCCTGCCGCAACACTTTGCTGCTGAGGGAATTAGCTGATGTGCTGCACAAACTAGCTGCTGGTGGAGTAGATGTTATCGTCCTCAAAGGTGCTGCTTTAGCCGAGATGATTTATGATGATATTGCGGCACGACCGATGAGCGATTTAGACTTACTTATCCACCCTGAAGATTTGGCAGTGACTCGACAAATTCTGACAGGCTTGGGATATGCACCTGTGGGTGTGGAAATGCAGGCTGGTTTCACTGAAGAATTCCGCAATGAAGAGATTTTTTCCAAGGGCGGACTTGTAGATATTTATATCGATTTGCACTGGCGGCTAATAGCTCCTATATATTATCAGCGCACGTTTTCTACTGACTGGTTTTGGGAAACTTCTTTGCCTGCCAAGATTAATTTAGCACCGGCGCTGGTGCTGGGTTGCGAAGCGCAAGTGGTTTATTTATGCGCTCATTTGATGCTGCATCACGGCGGTGAAAGTTTGATGTGGTTGCACGATATAGCGGCTGTTATAAGGTTTTACCAAGAAAAAATTGATTGGGAATTGGTTATAAGTAAGGCAAAAGAATACAATTTGGTGATGTCGTTACAGCGGATTTTGCTTCAAATAGCTGATGAATGGGATTCGCCAATTCCGGCAGATGTTTTGGAGAAATTCCTTACTTTAGAAGCATCGCGGGAAGAAGTGCGAACTTATGCTTGGCAATACGAAATTATGGCTATGCGTTTGTTTGCTGATGTGGCGGGTGCTAAAGATTGGCGTCAACGGTTGCGTATTGTTTGGGATACGCTGTTTCCGACTCGCGAGTATATGGAATATCGCTACAAAATTCTACATCCGCTGCTTGTACCTTTTTATTATCCTTACCGTTGGTTGCGGGGTTTGAGGCGGCTATCTAATTAGGAGTGGGGGAGTGGGAGAATTAATATTTTTCCCTATCCCCTATTCCCTATTTAAGAGGATGGTGTTCACTGAGTATTTTCTCGACTCTAGCTTCATCAATCCTAGCTGTTAGTCTGGAAGCTTCATGATTATCCCTGGTGGTTTTGGCAAGCGTAAAAGTGGAGCCTACTGAAAAAACTAAACCCATACCCATATAACCTTTTACCCAGTTATCTACAGGGAGGTAAATTATGCCGAGAGAAGTTGCAGAGACGGAAAGAGCAAAAGAAAGCCAGACTTGAATAATCCAAGCGGCGGTATCTTTTTGAGGGACAGTTTGTTGTTGTGGCATACAGGTTCTCAATCGTAGGATAAAATCTTTTTGCTTGTTAGCTTGTTTTCATGATATTCTATTTACCTATTGTGGTAGATGAATTCTGAGTGACAGTTTATTAAGTGGATGTTGCAAAATCTCTGTATTCAACCACAAGGAGAGCTTTTCAAGGATTGATAAGTCTTACTGTGTGGGGACGGTTTGGTAACTGGCACACTATACCTGCGATTTAAGAGTTAGTTTTGTTTATCTTTTGTTTTCTGCCATAGGCGTACAATCCATCCAGATGCTACAGCAACTATAACGCTGAGAAACAAAGCTATTAAGAAAGGATGAAGCGGACGAGAAAGGGAAGGTGTTTGCCAAGGTTGCGTTATTAATCCAGATGTAGAAGCCATTATCGCACCAGCACCAACTGCTATACCGATCGCTTGGATTTCGTTTTGTAAAGCTTTGTCTGCTGTGGCGATCGCATCCCGTTCTTCTTGTGCGTCTTTTTGGCGTTGGCGATCGATCCGAGTTTGTTCTATTTCTACGATACCTCGAATGGAAGCTATGGCCCGATCGAGCAATCCCTCTCCAGGCACAAAATATCCCAAATTCGCTTTAATTTGTGACTGAAATCGACGACAATTGCTGCTGAGAAATCTTTCTAGAAAATCTAGATCCTTACCAAACCAAAAACTGTTTTCTTTTTCTATTTTAACTTTAATTTGTTTTAGCTTTTCGCCATAATTGCGGGTGTTAATTGCGATCGTGTGGCGTTGTTCTTCCAAGTCGCGCAACAGACGAGTGTATTCGGAGGCAGATTTGGCAAGGATTTTCAGCTTTTGTTGCAACTTGTTTAAATCGTCTTCGCTTAAAGTGTCTGTTGTGGTGATATTTTCTACGGCATCGATTTCTTGCTCTATTTTATTGTAGGTGATATCGAGAGCTTTGTAAACTTGTCGGCTGTCGCGATAAGATTGAATTATCTTATTCCGGTAACAGAATAAATCGATTAAGTCTTGATAGCATTTGGAGAATTTTTTGTCAGTTTCTTTATTGCAGAATAGCCAGACGAGGATGTGTTGGTAGGGAGTTTTATCTCCAAGTATACCATATTCATAAATTGGACTGCCAAACAGTTCTCCTTCTCGATGAAATGAAGGTTGTTTTTCTCGATCTGTAATGAAAGCTTCCAGACATTCTTGCGCTAAATCTGTTAAATATGAATCTTTGCCGCTACTTTCTTCAAATACCAATTCCAAATAATCGGGAAATAAATCTCTTTTATCCTCAGCTACCCAAGCAGTAATCAGGAGAGTTTGGCCAAGCGAACTGGCGATAAAATTTGGTAGCAAGCTATAATCTGGATTGAACTGAGATAGCAGCGCCGTACCTACATACTCAGTATCATTATCTTTCTCGTCTTTTTCCGGAATGCGAATATTTAAAGTTAAAGCGTAGCTATCTTGAATTCGCAGCGGATAGGCGAAACCATCAAAGTTTAGCGTTTTTTCCTCTAGAGTAAAATTACCTTGGAATGGTGGAGAAATATTATCGTTTTTGGCGATTTCTTCATCTTTGAGTAAGTCTACGCGCAACCTATCCGGTTCTTTCTGCAAATCAATCCGCTGCGACAAATTGAAGTTAGGGATATTTAATTTCGCAAAAATTTCATCTACCTTGGCGTAGAGGAGACATGGGTTTTTCTCACTCTGCAAATGGTAGGCGAACAGGTGGATGTTTGGGGCGTAGACTTGATGGTTCATGTTAATATAGCCATTGGTCATTGGTCATTGGCCATTAGAAATCGGAGTAATGAACAATAGACATCTCCAAAAAAGATTGTAGAGACGTTTCATGAAACGTCTCTACAAGGGTTTCAGCTAACGCACCTTGAATTTTTGGAGATGTCCAATGAACAATAAACAATGAACGCCTATGAATTAGTTTGCGATCTTTGCGGCGGATTGAGTTTGCTTTTCACGGCGTCTCGCAATTCTCGGAAGCGGTTTACCAACATTTCTTCTTCCGAAGCTTCTACTTTACGCACACCTTTGATTTCTCTAAAAGATTGGGCGAATAGAGTCACGTTATCTTTGAGTGGGCGAGTTTGTTTGCTAACCCAATCTTTGATTTCTTTAGTGACAATATGGATATTTTCGTTTTCCAAACCAGCTAGTTTTATATCTAACTCTTGCATGGTTTTGGCGGGAAAAAGGGTAGGAGTAGATTTGAATACTTGCAGTAAAGCGGGAATAGTTTGATCCATTTTCGTGGGGTAATTTGATATAAAGCGCGATCGGTTTTATTGCCCAATGGCACAGAAAGCAGCCCAATAAACAGGATGGGCGAAAGGTGCATCATCCAAGTTGAACACTTCCAGTTTAGCTTGGATTTCCTCTATCCAATTGTTACCTAAATTGAGGCAATTAGTCCACTGTATAAATTCTTTTTTGCTGACATTCCGCAACCAGATTTGGGCTTGGTTGAGGGCGATCGGTACGGATGTCTGACTTTGTAAGTTTTCATACAATTTAATCATTAAAAATGCGGTTGACAAATCGGTCACACGCCACAGGCTACTGACAACGCTGGGAGAACCCGCAACTAGAAAGCCGCTGGGTAAGCCGATATACTCATCGCTGTTGGTGGTGAAATCTGTTAATCCGGTTTCGCAGGCGGAAAGGGTGACGAGGCGGCATTGGCTGAAGTTGCTGGTGAAGATATCTTCTAAAGTAAAGCATTTTTGCAGGTCGATGTCGCCGTCGGGTTGTTTGGAATCTGCCAGTAGGAGGGCTGACTGCAAGGGAGAGGCAAAATTAAAATAGCCGTGACAGGAGAAGTGGGCGCAGTGGGGGTTGCGGAGAAGGGCGTTGGAGATGGCGTCTTTTTTGGCGGCGGTGTTGGCGAGGATGTCGCTGGGATCGAAGTGTTGCTGGATGGTGGCTACTTCTAAATCGGTGTAATCGAGATCGGCGGTGGGGTTTTGGATGGCGAAAAGGTGTTGGAAATTCGGGCGTTGGCGGTTTTGGGCTTGTTGCAGTAATTGGCAATTGGGGGCGTAGCTGACGCCGTTGGGGAATCTGTCGAGGAGGAAACCCCCTAAATCCCCCCGCAACGGGGGGACTTCCGATCCCTCTAAATCGCCTGGGGACGGAGGGACTTTGAGAGGTAGGGCGTGGAGGGGGAACAGGTGTAGGTAGCGATGGGGAATTAGGATGAGTTTTTCGCAGTTTGAGGGGATTTGGGATAATATTTCATCGATGTGGAGGATTTCGGCTAGTTGGGTTAGTCTTTGGGGTAGTTGGATTAGCCAGGATGGGTATTGTTGGGTGTAGTCGTTGAGATATTCGTTTGCCCAATTTTGTAATGATTCTAAGTCTTTTGGGGTGGATTGCCAGATTGCGATCCCCCCTGCCCCCCTTAACAAGGGGGGTTCTGATTCTTGTTCCCCCCCTTTTGAAGGGGGGGTTAGGGGGGGATCTGATGTAATGATAAAAGCCAAAAATTTATCGTTTGTAATATACCATTCAATTATCGCCGTGCGTTCATCGATCAACTTTTCAATATCATTAAATTGAATTGGTTTAAATGGCAAAAGCTGATTATATCTTTCCCGCAATTCATTAATATATATAGTATCTTCCCCCAGAAACCCGGTTTCTTGGAGAAACCGGGTTTCTGAATTGGCGAGACGACGACTTTCGAGATTGATTTCTGCCTTTAACCGTTGCAGTTCATTTCGCACTTCTTCTGGCATTTCGCCTTTGGGATATAAGTCGCGGGTGGCGATGAGTTCGACTAGGTTGCGGGCTTTGCTGCGATCGGCGTATTCGATTGCTTTAGTGTAGTTGTGGAGTTCGATGCAAACTTCTACCATACGGAGATAAAGTTGGTTCCATTCTTGTGAGTGTTTGCGTTTAACTTCATCGCCAGAAACTATGTTGCCGCGCAATAATTCTACGGTTTCGATCGCAGATACAAAGGTGTTGTAGGCGGCGGTGAATTGTCGATATTCTTGGTAAGCAATGCCGAGGTTGAGTAAGGTTTCGGCATTGTTTTGGGTAAAAGCTTCGCGGGTGCGAACTTGCAAAGCTTGTTGGTAACAATCGATCGCTAATTCAATATTTTCTGCTTTCTTTCCCTTGATGCGATCGCTGTAAGCAGTTCCCAAATTGTTTTGAGTTGTTGCCCAATTTTTGGGTAAAGCTTCGCGGGTGAGAACTTGCAAAGCTTGTTGGTAACAATCGATCGCTAATTCAATATTTTCTGCTTTCTCTCCCTTGATGCGATCACTGTAAGCAGTTCCCAAATTGTTTTGAGTTCCTGCCCAATCTTGGGGTAAAGCTTCGCGGGTGAGAACTTGCAAAGCTTGTTTGTAACAATCGATCGCTAATTCAATATTTTCTGCTTTTTCTCCTTGGATGCGATCACTGTAAGCATTTCCCCAATTGTTTTGAGTCATTGCCCAATCTTGGGGAAAAGCTTCGTGGGTGCGAACTTGCAATGCTTGTTGGTAACACTTGATCGCTAATTCGATATTTTCTGCTTTCTCTCCGATGATGCGATCACTGTAAGCATTTCCCAAATTGTTTTGAGTCGTTGCCCAATTCTTGGGAAAGTCTTGTCTATTATAAACAGTCAGCACTACGTTATATCCCGTAATTGCAATTTCTAAATTACTATCCCGATTTCCTAACGGTAACTGCTGAATCCGATTACTGAAATTTCCAATATCTGCTGCAATACTTTGTGCTATCTCTGATTCTACTTCCTGTAACTTAGCAGTTGCCCATTCTTCCAACACAACCGCCAACTTATCATCGATTTTATCTAAGTTTTCTTTCAGCAACGGGTAAACAACTTGCGGATCGCCGTTGCTGTCTGCGGTGGCTTGCAATACAGTTAACAGAAAGTCAAGTTGGGATGATGATGACAACCCCAATGCTTCCGCCAGTTGACGCGCCACATCGATTAAGTAATTAGCAGCATTTTCGTCTCCCCTTTGTGACAACATTTCTGCTTCTTTTGCCATTGTCTCTACCAAACCAGCATCAACCAGTTCTCGGTTAGCGTTCAAAATCTCTGATTCTTCGCCACTGGGACAATTCAGCAGGGCATTGATAAGATTGAGATAGGCTTGCAGGCGTTGTTCGTTCATGGAGAGATACATCTATCTGCTGATAGATTTATTATTGCTTAATTTGGTGGTATTGCCAACATCTGCCGGGAAATTAATGATATTGTTGGCAAATTAATTAGGCGTCTCGTCCACACCCGCCCGGAAATCAATTTCCGGGCTAATAGCAAAAGTCCACTGAAGTGGACTGAATAAAGGTAACAAAAATTTAATTATTTCCCCAGTCCTCTAAAGAGGACTTTCGCTATTAGCTTGGGGTTAAAACCCCTGGCGGGCTATATCTGGCGGGATTTATCGACAAACTATTTATCCCAAAATTTCATCAACTGTAAAATTAACATCGGGAAAAGCTTCTACAAAAATTGATTTTCCGCGCTGAAATATCTGTACGTTTTGATAACCATTCGCTGAAGGTTGCCGATAAACTTCGATACATTGTGCCGGAATATTCACCAACCAAACTTCCATAATACCGCTACTCGCATAAAGGGGTATTTTTACCTCTCGGTCAGATTCAACTGTGGTATCTGCTACTTCTATAATTAATAGTATATCTTCTGGTTGCGGATGTCCAGATTGGTAAAAATCTGCGCGTATTCTCAGCAATGCTAAATCTGGTTGTGGTTCGGAGAGGTCGTCTAATTCTACTGGATCTTGGGCACCAATTATAGCTAGTTCACCTAGCAATTGAGAAAAAAGCCTGATTAATCGCTTTACACAAGCAGCATGAAATCTTCCAATCGGTGACATTTGAACAATTTCTCCTTTGATAAGTTCTACTCTGTCATCTTCTTTGAGAATACCAGCATCAACCATTAGGTGATATTCTTTGACGGTGAATAGTCGTTTTAGCAATTGTTGTGGCATAACTAAACCTCTGTTTTTATCCTATTATAGTGCTAATATATTTTTTAATTAATTCAAGTTGATAGCTAGTATTAGGTACGTTGTTGCGCTTTAGCGCTTTAGGGCTGAAGCCCAACAACGTACAAATCTTTTAGGGCTGAAGCCCAACAACGCACAAATCTTTTAGGGCTGAAGCCCAACAATCTACAATGCAAAACGGGTTTATAGCTGTTTAATTGTTAGTAAATAATAAAATTAACAGCAGATTCAGTAAAATAGTTATACAATGATAATTAATTAATATTTTTCTTCAAAATCATCATGGCTTACATAGGCGATTTGGGCAGCGGCCAACAAGTTTACATCGAAAATAACGGTACGCAAACAGCAATTACCCTGATTAGCAGCAGTCCGGGACAGCAGCAAAGCCAAAGCAGCAGTTTTCAAACGGGTACTTGGACGAAGCCGCCTGCTTTATTCCGTAGCGCGACTGGTTTTGTGTTGCAAATTGAGGGGACAGAAGGTTCGCGCTTTGTGCGTTTGCAAGCTAATGGAATCAGTAGTTTCAGTGAATCTCCGTCACTCAGTAATGCGGAGGTTGTACCACTCCAGCAGGTAGAAAAAAGCCCAATGCAGCCAATGCAGCCGATGGAACCTATGAAACCGATCGGCGATATGGAAATGCGGATGTCGCCCAATATGGAAATGCGGATGGGGAATATGGAGATGCGAATGGGTTCTGTAGAGGAAGAAACTGCTGCAACCAGGCGTTTTTGTACGGAATGCGGTAAGGTGGTGGGAGAGAGCGATCGCTTCTGCACCCATTGCGGTCATCGTCTCACACCTTCTTGATACAATCTGGGCTATCCGTTTTGGCGTTATTAACCTTTGTGGTGACAGGATAAAAGGTCATCTCTTCTGATTTGTATGGTTGCAGAAGCGATTGTAGGGATTCGGGTTTTTGCACTTCTGGATCTAGCCATTTGTCGTAGTCTTTTGGGTCGAGAATTACTGGCATTCTGTCGTGAATTGGGCCCATTAACTCGTTTGATTCCGTCGTCAGAATCGTGCAAGATGCGATCGCCTCATCCTCACCTTTTTCCCAGCGTTCCCACAATCCAGCAAATGCAAAAGGTTTTCCATCTTGCAAGCGGAAATAAAACGGTTGCTTCTTACCTTCTTGTTCTTGCCATTCATAAAATCCATCAGCTAAAATTAAGCACCGCCGACGCTTAAAAGCTGACCGAAAAGCTGGCTTTTCAGCAACGGTTTCTGCCCTAGCGTTAATCAGCTTAGCACCGATTTTAATATCTTTAGCCCAGGATGGAATTAAACCCCAACGCAACATTTTCAAGTGCCGATTTTTATCATCGGAATCTACTAAAACTGTCGGTACTGGTTGCGTTGGCGCAATGTTGTATCGTGGCGATAGAGTCGGAACGGAGGCTAGCTGAAATACCTCAGCTACTATCTTCTCGGACTGAGTAAAGCTAAATCGTCCACACATATCTTTATAGAGTATTTATCTGTTAATTTTAACAAATATCCCTACTTATTTCCACATTTATTAACAGCGACCCACATTTTTTCTAAAGGTACTATCATCTGCTTAGAAAAAGATTTTATTTGTTCAATACCAATTGCGCCGTCGATATTGGCACCTGTGAGATTGGCATTTTCCAAGTTAGCGCCCTTCAGATTAGCGCCTCTGAGGTCGGCGTTTTCCAAGTTGGCACCTTTGAGGTTAGCATTCTCCAAATTGGCACCGCTTAGGTTAGCGCCACTTAAATTTGCAGGTACTAATTCTGGGCCATTACCGCACCTAAATTGAACTAATTCGCCACTCAAGTCAGCATTGCTTAAATCAACGTTACTTAGATTGGCATCTTCGAGGTTAGCGCCTACTAGATTAGCAGATCTCAAGTTAGCGTTTCTGAGGTCGCAGCTTGGACAATATTTACTTTCCAACAGTTGTCTAACTATTTGGGAATTATTATTGTAGTTGACTTGACCTTTAACTTCTTGTACATTAACAGCAGGAGTTAGCAAGGTAAAAGTTATTAAAGAAAGGGATATTTTTAGGGTGTTCATAATTGAAGTTTGTGTCATACAATAATTATGTGGAATCAATCAAAGGCTACTCATTTAAGAATCAGTAGCTATTTCAACTAGCTTGTTTTTTGAGGATAACCCTGTCTTGATACTGATTTTGGATTTGGGTACGTCAAATTTTTCTGCCAGCAGTTTAATTAACTCTTCATTTGCCTTACCATCTACTGGAGGCGACTTCAAATGTACTGTGAGGCTTCCATCTGGGGCTTCTTCAATCTTTTGCTGTTTTGAATTCGGTTTAACTTTTACCTGTTTTTTCATGGGGTTGGGGTTCCTATTTAAGACTACAGACAAGCTTAACATTAGTCGTCGTGAAATCTCCAAAGAAGTCGCAACCATAACCAACCGATGAAGCAGCCGATGAGATAGTGGGGAAAATCCCACCATGCAAACGTTGTTCCCAGCAGCAATTTCCCCAAGATGCTCGATCGGATTAGTTGTAAAAGTGGGGGATGCCAAAGTTGTAGAAATTCGAGTATACAAGTAATGATCAATACCCATATAGGTATTTTAATCAGTGCTTGGCGCTTTGGAATCAGTAAAAATACGAATAAACACCAGAATATTTCATAAAGAACATCGCCTGCATAATCATTCAACCACCAATCGCCTGGGCCTTTGTAGAATTTGGATAGTAAGCCCAGCGGCGTGACAACGATCAGCGAGAGGATAGTCAGTTGGCGAATAGTTGCCTTTTGAAGCATTAAGTTTCTATCTCTCGTTTCAAAGCAAAAACCAAAACCTGTCTGAGATCAATAGGACTTACGCAATTAGGCTCTTTTTCCCTCAGATGTAGAGTCAATTCATGAATTGACTCTACAGATGTAGTGAATCAAGCGATAAAATGCGTAAGTTCTAATAAATTATCTCTCAGACAGGTACTTAAAAAGGCTACTTAATTATCTGCTTGCGTCGCCGTAGCCAATCACAGCAACTTTATGTCGGTAAACAAGTTCGGCACCGTACCAACCCGAAAGACCGAGAAGTGTAGCCACGAGAAGCGAAATCGTCAGTCCTACGGGCAAAATTGCCCCTGCGGTGTTGCCCCAACGCAGTATCAGGTTAATAGTTGTAAGGACGATCGCACTAACGTTGAGTAGCATATGCGCCCACCCGGCGCTACGCTTGCGGACTCGTTCAATTTTCAGAAAATCCATAATGCCGGTGAGTGCTGCTACCAAGGCAGAAGCCAACCCAGCGGCCAGCAGCCAAAAAGAAGCTCGCGCCCAGAAGAAATCCTTTGTCCACCAATATACTAGGTCGGTTGCCGCTAGTCCCACCAGAAAAGCTATTGGAAAGGTGACGATGAGAGGATGCAGGGGGTGTCCTGCGATCGCTACTGTACTGGTTACCCCGCTATCGCGATAATCTGTCTCATCACTTTCAATCAGCGGGGGGACATTGGGAGTTTGTGTCATAAAACCTCATGGTAAGCGGGAAACTCAGTCCCTTTAGGGCTGAGAGGAAAGCGACTCAAGCGGTTTTAACCGCATTGAATATTTTGATACCATTACCGCCTTGGAGTTGTTTAATTTGGTGTGCTTTTGTGATGCACTTTCGATGGGAGAATTACCATCTCAAACCTCACAACTCTGTACGCATAATGTTTTGCTCTTTCGAGCCTCCCTTGCGGGGTTATGTTAGCTTCGACCTGTTATAAGAGCTTTTTAGGCTTGCAACACTGTTTCAGTGACCTTAAAACTGTTTAATCGCAAGCGACAGAGCGGGGAACTAGCTACGCATTCGCCCGGTGTCGTGACTCAAATAACGGCTACTCGTTTTACCGAGTGGTCTGGTCAGTACGGCTTGCTTGATTACTCTTACAAGCCCAGTCCTAAAGGACTGGGTTACTGACACTTCTCTCTCTTGTTTTTATCGTTTCTAAAGTTGATAAATTTTGACGATAGTTCCTTTTTCTCGGCCTACTAAACTTCTTGGGAATGGTTATTCCCATTTCAGCCGACTTCTATCAACACCACCGCAGTTTAGACTGTTATGGCGTCACTTCTTTATCTCCTTTTTTCCTTTCATTGAGTAAATCTAATCTATCGCTGTAAAAAGCGTATCTGTCTAGGGATGGAGGAGATGTTTATCAGTTATCTATCTATAAGTAGAAACTTATATGCAAGTACTGTCGTAGATTTTAAGGTAGACTTTAAAATATTTATTATAGCAAACACTCGCCATGTTTATAGATAAATTAAGACTTAAATG comes from Argonema galeatum A003/A1 and encodes:
- a CDS encoding pentapeptide repeat-containing protein; the encoded protein is MTQTSIMNTLKISLSLITFTLLTPAVNVQEVKGQVNYNNNSQIVRQLLESKYCPSCDLRNANLRSANLVGANLEDANLSNVDLSNADLSGELVQFRCGNGPELVPANLSGANLSGANLENANLKGANLENADLRGANLKGANLENANLTGANIDGAIGIEQIKSFSKQMIVPLEKMWVAVNKCGNK
- a CDS encoding DUF2231 domain-containing protein; amino-acid sequence: MTQTPNVPPLIESDETDYRDSGVTSTVAIAGHPLHPLIVTFPIAFLVGLAATDLVYWWTKDFFWARASFWLLAAGLASALVAALTGIMDFLKIERVRKRSAGWAHMLLNVSAIVLTTINLILRWGNTAGAILPVGLTISLLVATLLGLSGWYGAELVYRHKVAVIGYGDASR
- a CDS encoding DUF2809 domain-containing protein; its protein translation is MLQKATIRQLTILSLIVVTPLGLLSKFYKGPGDWWLNDYAGDVLYEIFWCLFVFLLIPKRQALIKIPIWVLIITCILEFLQLWHPPLLQLIRSSILGKLLLGTTFAWWDFPHYLIGCFIGWLWLRLLWRFHDD
- a CDS encoding DUF167 domain-containing protein: MKKQVKVKPNSKQQKIEEAPDGSLTVHLKSPPVDGKANEELIKLLAEKFDVPKSKISIKTGLSSKNKLVEIATDS